AAACGCGTCCATGCCACCCGAAGCGCCAAAAAGGCCGCCAAGAACGATATCCCGCGCGAGACCGGATACCCGGCTCACCGCGGTCAACGCCCCCACCCTGACAGCGCCGCCTGCTATTCCGCCCGCAGCGTCACTGTCCGCCTCGTGGCTGGCTTGACCGGACCCGCCGCGCTTGTTAATGTCTGCGATTCCGGTCACCTCGGGGCCTGTTTAGAGGGCCGCTCGAGTTTGCGGCAGAAGCCGTTTTCTCCGAGGGAGCCCATTTCGCTAGAGGAGTCATAGTGGCAAACCATAAATCAGCACTGAAGCGTCACCGGCAGTCTTTACGCCGCCGCACGGCCAATCGTGTGGTTCGTAGCCGTGTTGGCACGGTTGTGCGCCGCCTGCGCGCCGCCATCGCCGCCGGCGACTCGGATACTGCCAAGCAAGAGCTGCTGGCAGCAGAAAGTATGCTCGGTAAAGCAGCCGG
The DNA window shown above is from Candidatus Binatota bacterium and carries:
- a CDS encoding 30S ribosomal protein S20, which translates into the protein MANHKSALKRHRQSLRRRTANRVVRSRVGTVVRRLRAAIAAGDSDTAKQELLAAESMLGKAAGKGVLHRSTASRQTSRLARQVAELSSN